The proteins below are encoded in one region of Clostridium estertheticum:
- a CDS encoding S1C family serine protease: MNKKIIRSLFATIIIAGSTYITTFGAMASGTVVIGNQAISLDYANDVANFTEISNDIVSGGLIYVKNFEGKWIDNITGKTVNASVIPAVAYKGNNKVVNYDAQDKSIDDTTQVAVTGELTAKQIINKYGNAVVYVEVSDKNHNSIASGSGFIVKSTGVIVTNFHVIKGSSYASVTLQNGTKYDVKSVLNYNEKQDIAVLQLSNATNLSTVTLGVSDNVEVGDNVAAIGSPQGYTNTLSTGIVSGINRKNERGNDIQTTASITYGSSGGPLFDMLGNVIGITYSGFDSAGDIGFVIPINEVKPFLATSNEKTLLQINSTTSNMANFLPLLADVPQPTGLKYDNYVVSSDEDYVEYFYAISNPEYTDYVKTLNSYGWKEYKTVYDDDNNPISYFMKGDNTIGIGWIGANRTILGAIH; this comes from the coding sequence ATGAATAAAAAAATTATAAGGTCACTTTTTGCAACAATAATTATAGCGGGATCAACATATATTACGACTTTTGGTGCGATGGCAAGTGGCACCGTTGTAATAGGAAATCAAGCTATAAGTTTAGATTATGCTAATGATGTAGCGAATTTTACTGAAATTAGTAATGACATAGTTTCCGGTGGATTAATTTATGTTAAAAATTTTGAGGGAAAGTGGATAGATAATATTACAGGAAAAACTGTAAATGCAAGTGTTATACCAGCTGTAGCTTATAAGGGTAATAATAAAGTAGTTAATTATGATGCGCAGGATAAAAGTATAGATGATACTACGCAGGTAGCTGTAACAGGTGAATTAACTGCTAAACAAATTATAAATAAATATGGGAATGCAGTTGTTTATGTTGAAGTAAGTGATAAAAATCATAATTCTATTGCTAGTGGTAGTGGATTTATAGTAAAGTCTACTGGCGTTATTGTTACTAATTTTCATGTTATTAAAGGATCATCATATGCAAGTGTTACACTTCAAAATGGTACAAAATATGATGTTAAAAGTGTTTTAAATTATAATGAAAAACAAGATATAGCGGTACTACAATTATCAAATGCTACGAATTTAAGTACCGTTACTTTAGGGGTTAGTGACAATGTAGAAGTAGGCGATAATGTAGCTGCAATTGGAAGCCCACAGGGTTATACTAATACTTTAAGTACAGGGATTGTAAGCGGAATTAATAGAAAAAATGAAAGAGGGAACGATATTCAAACTACGGCAAGTATCACTTATGGATCAAGTGGCGGACCATTATTTGATATGTTAGGGAATGTAATAGGAATAACTTATTCAGGATTTGATTCAGCAGGAGATATAGGGTTTGTAATACCTATTAATGAAGTAAAACCATTTTTAGCGACCAGTAATGAAAAAACACTTTTACAAATTAATAGTACAACAAGTAACATGGCCAATTTTCTTCCATTATTGGCTGATGTACCACAACCTACAGGACTAAAATATGATAATTATGTAGTTAGTAGCGATGAAGATTATGTTGAATATTTTTATGCTATAAGTAATCCTGAATATACAGATTATGTTAAAACATTAAATTCTTATGGGTGGAAAGAGTATAAAACAGTTTATGATGATGACAATAATCCTATTTCATATTTTATGAAAGGAGATAATACTATAGGTATAGGATGGATTGGAGCAAATAGAACAATACTCGGAGCTATTCATTAG
- a CDS encoding efflux RND transporter periplasmic adaptor subunit, which translates to MMKLKGIKGFLLISITLSITLIGVGCASKSVTTSDNSKSVKATPVSISSITTTTKYGSELTASSETVVTSKIAGRVDGVNANVGQSVKKGDILFTLDKLELTAQYNGAKAALDTANATLVKSSDSGYAQQLISANSAADIARSAYNDAKNNYNTIHQQYNIGDSAKSELDSAKSKMDSASLQVSTASDSLSLLKSKTGPQTDAAAAGQVQQAKASLDLAQIQINNATITSPINGVISERNVEVGEVVASSVSVFTIIDTSSLRAEVNMTDKDVIKVKVNQKIPVQISSMNNKIVEGIVDTISPSADAKTQLYTVKLKIENTSNLLKPGMILRVEFPSVAKADIPVVPNGAIFTENSVQYVYIVEANKLKKKQVVVGISNTEQTEIVSGIKLGDQVITEGQSFLNDGQKVKILSK; encoded by the coding sequence ATGATGAAGCTTAAAGGGATTAAAGGATTTTTATTAATAAGTATTACCTTGAGTATAACTTTAATAGGAGTGGGGTGTGCAAGTAAAAGTGTAACTACGAGTGATAATTCAAAGAGTGTTAAGGCGACTCCCGTTAGCATATCTTCAATAACAACAACTACAAAATATGGAAGCGAATTAACAGCTTCAAGTGAAACGGTGGTTACCTCTAAAATAGCTGGGAGAGTTGATGGTGTAAATGCAAATGTTGGCCAGAGCGTAAAAAAAGGAGATATTTTATTCACCTTAGATAAATTGGAGCTTACAGCGCAATATAATGGAGCGAAAGCAGCCCTTGACACTGCTAATGCAACTCTTGTTAAAAGCAGTGATTCAGGATACGCACAGCAATTGATATCGGCAAATTCAGCAGCTGATATTGCACGATCCGCATATAATGATGCGAAAAATAATTATAATACAATTCATCAGCAATATAATATAGGAGACTCTGCGAAAAGCGAACTTGATTCCGCAAAATCAAAGATGGATAGTGCATCGCTTCAGGTTAGCACCGCGAGTGACTCTTTATCACTATTAAAATCAAAAACAGGACCACAAACTGATGCTGCGGCTGCAGGTCAGGTTCAGCAAGCTAAGGCGTCACTTGATCTAGCACAAATACAAATTAATAATGCTACTATTACATCACCTATAAATGGAGTTATATCTGAGAGAAATGTTGAAGTTGGCGAAGTGGTAGCAAGTTCAGTTAGTGTTTTTACAATAATTGATACAAGTAGCCTAAGAGCTGAGGTAAATATGACAGACAAAGATGTTATAAAGGTAAAAGTAAATCAGAAAATACCTGTACAAATATCATCTATGAATAATAAAATTGTAGAAGGCATAGTAGACACAATAAGTCCTTCTGCAGATGCTAAAACACAATTATATACAGTAAAGCTTAAAATAGAGAATACTTCTAATTTATTAAAACCAGGAATGATATTAAGAGTTGAGTTTCCAAGTGTTGCAAAAGCAGATATACCTGTAGTGCCAAACGGAGCAATATTTACAGAAAATAGTGTGCAATATGTATATATAGTTGAGGCTAATAAACTAAAAAAGAAACAAGTAGTCGTGGGGATATCAAATACGGAACAAACTGAGATTGTCAGTGGTATAAAACTTGGTGATCAAGTAATAACTGAGGGTCAAAGCTTTTTAAATGATGGCCAGAAGGTGAAGATTCTTAGTAAATAA
- a CDS encoding response regulator transcription factor, protein MNKILVIEDDTKLSSFIKEFIEKYAYNVVLINDFNNIETEFSETKPDLILLDINLPYSDGFQLCRAFRRESDVPIIFISARSSEFEQIRGLEMGADDYIVKPFSFELLLAKIQASFRRVRGEYNSSNGLLLNKKNFDISVNNNILELSKKEFQLLNKLIENENVIVTREELLEELWDETFFVDDHTLTVNVTRLRNKLAMLGLGDVIKTKRGLGYIYQSKVLIL, encoded by the coding sequence ATGAATAAAATACTTGTTATAGAAGATGATACAAAATTAAGCAGTTTTATAAAGGAATTTATCGAAAAATATGCGTATAATGTAGTTTTAATAAATGACTTTAACAATATAGAAACTGAATTTTCTGAAACTAAACCCGATTTGATATTACTTGATATAAATCTTCCTTATTCAGATGGATTTCAGCTTTGCAGGGCTTTTAGGAGAGAATCTGATGTACCAATAATATTCATATCAGCCCGTAGTAGTGAATTTGAGCAAATCAGAGGGCTAGAAATGGGTGCAGATGACTACATCGTGAAGCCCTTCAGTTTTGAACTTTTATTAGCTAAGATTCAGGCATCATTTAGAAGGGTCCGTGGTGAGTACAACAGCTCTAATGGATTGCTATTAAACAAAAAAAACTTTGATATAAGTGTTAATAATAATATATTAGAATTATCAAAAAAAGAATTTCAGTTATTAAATAAACTTATAGAAAATGAGAATGTTATAGTCACTAGAGAGGAACTACTAGAGGAATTATGGGATGAAACATTTTTTGTAGATGATCACACCTTAACCGTAAATGTGACCAGACTAAGAAATAAATTAGCTATGCTCGGGCTTGGGGATGTCATTAAAACTAAAAGAGGGTTAGGATATATCTATCAAAGCAAGGTGCTTATATTATGA
- a CDS encoding efflux RND transporter permease subunit, whose translation MKITEFCVKKPIAVIMVVLLIVVLGVSAYLKLGADLLPSMNTPVITISTVYGGAGTEEIENDIVKPVEDAVSGISGIDKLNSGSSEGYGSTTITFKMGVDMNTAFLDVQQALGKVVLPTDAQKPVISKLDGNAAPIMMFSVSSTLPYSKLYDSADVIKKSLEKVEGVGTVTLEGAYNKELIVNVDKVLLDKYGIAINTITSKLKSENSNIPAGLFKQGDSNQSIRVLAQFKDIKDAQNIQIPMANGGTIRLGEIADVKLDYPDKTELVRLNGKGSIGIFVQKQSDANIVKTANAVKKQLEVLKESLPKQTTLEITTDSSSFINSSLKEVKSGLVEGIITTILVMFLFLRSTKSSLIIFIAIPTSLIGTILMMSLFGFTLNMLSLLALSLCIGILVDDSVVVLENIQRHINLGTPLRQAVLDGRNEISMAAISITLCDVVVFGPISFMSGMMGQLFKQFGLTVVFAALISLLVSFTLTPMLASKLLKEKENNSEVELRDKKINKEGIVYKIKGIVDNITDKFYSFYKKYLIFALNHRWQVVSVVLLLLVCSIALIPLKFIKTEFATATDQSAFKINIKLRADSDVKLTNDKVKEIEQHLKTIKEVNNYFTVVGNGNNEASAQINVNLVGKGSRKKGQAQIASETREWSKRLTGIDISVDETSAMGSPGKPIAINITGADKEVLKQLSIKVQNAIQEVPGIIDVSNNIQANQNQIAVEIDRIATAKYGIAPSEIAKALSATTVKGVDGGVFRENGDEYDVVVKLAKDQIVTMADLSTIKVANSAGLQFSLDQLAKIYMSDSPQQTLRLNRKEMGTISANIQGRPLGSITPEVEKKVSEITMPNNYELDYGGDQKQMSDSFVSLILAMALSVMLVYMILVVLYESFLTPLLRMLSLPCGLIGALIGLAITGNALNIVSIIGLIMLDGLSAKSGTLLIDYTMTLMKTGMPLREALLESGVTRLRPILMTTATMIVGMLPSALATAEGSEFRVGMAVALIGGMITSTLISPVIIPVVYTLMDDLNEKFFSKKKKRSNKKDEGVTL comes from the coding sequence ATGAAAATTACAGAGTTTTGCGTGAAAAAGCCAATTGCTGTTATTATGGTGGTTTTGTTAATAGTGGTACTCGGAGTGTCTGCATATTTAAAACTTGGCGCAGATTTACTTCCTTCAATGAATACGCCTGTAATAACCATATCAACTGTATACGGTGGTGCTGGTACAGAAGAAATAGAAAATGATATAGTTAAACCGGTAGAGGATGCAGTTTCAGGTATAAGTGGTATTGATAAACTGAATTCAGGATCTTCAGAAGGATACGGTTCTACCACAATTACGTTTAAAATGGGAGTTGATATGAACACTGCATTTTTGGATGTTCAACAAGCTTTAGGAAAAGTAGTACTCCCTACAGATGCTCAAAAACCAGTAATAAGTAAGTTAGATGGAAATGCTGCTCCTATTATGATGTTTTCTGTCTCAAGCACGCTTCCTTATAGTAAATTATATGACAGTGCAGATGTAATAAAAAAATCATTAGAGAAAGTTGAGGGTGTTGGTACTGTAACATTAGAGGGTGCTTATAATAAAGAATTAATTGTTAATGTGGACAAAGTACTTTTAGATAAGTATGGAATAGCAATTAATACCATAACTTCTAAACTTAAAAGTGAAAACTCAAATATACCAGCAGGTTTATTTAAGCAAGGAGATTCTAATCAAAGTATAAGAGTACTTGCTCAATTTAAAGATATAAAAGATGCACAAAATATCCAAATTCCAATGGCAAATGGTGGAACCATAAGACTTGGTGAAATTGCAGATGTAAAGCTAGATTATCCAGATAAAACGGAACTCGTAAGATTAAATGGAAAGGGTTCTATAGGTATATTTGTTCAAAAACAAAGTGACGCAAATATAGTTAAAACTGCTAATGCTGTAAAAAAACAGTTAGAGGTCTTAAAAGAGAGTCTTCCAAAGCAAACAACATTAGAGATAACAACGGATTCATCAAGTTTTATAAATTCCTCACTTAAGGAGGTTAAATCTGGTCTTGTTGAGGGTATTATTACAACAATTTTAGTTATGTTCCTTTTCCTTAGAAGCACAAAGTCTTCTTTGATAATATTTATTGCAATACCAACATCTCTTATTGGAACCATATTAATGATGTCTCTTTTTGGTTTTACACTTAATATGTTGTCACTACTAGCTTTATCCCTCTGCATAGGTATTCTTGTAGATGACTCTGTAGTGGTACTTGAAAATATTCAAAGACACATAAATTTAGGGACACCTCTTAGGCAAGCAGTTTTAGATGGGCGAAATGAAATAAGTATGGCGGCTATATCCATAACCTTATGCGATGTAGTTGTATTTGGCCCAATATCTTTTATGTCAGGGATGATGGGTCAACTTTTTAAACAGTTTGGACTTACAGTAGTTTTTGCTGCTTTGATTTCCCTACTTGTTTCTTTTACCCTTACACCTATGCTTGCTTCAAAATTATTAAAGGAAAAAGAAAACAATTCAGAAGTTGAGCTTAGGGATAAAAAAATCAACAAAGAAGGAATAGTTTATAAGATAAAAGGAATAGTTGATAATATAACTGATAAATTCTATTCCTTTTATAAGAAATATCTTATATTTGCTCTAAATCACAGATGGCAGGTAGTAAGTGTTGTGTTATTGCTATTGGTGTGTAGTATTGCATTAATTCCTCTTAAATTTATTAAAACTGAATTTGCAACTGCAACGGATCAAAGTGCCTTTAAAATTAATATAAAACTTAGAGCAGACAGTGATGTTAAACTTACTAATGATAAAGTTAAAGAGATTGAACAGCATTTAAAGACAATAAAAGAAGTTAATAATTACTTTACTGTTGTTGGTAATGGAAATAATGAAGCTTCTGCACAAATTAATGTTAATCTAGTGGGAAAAGGGTCAAGGAAAAAAGGTCAAGCCCAGATTGCTTCAGAGACACGTGAATGGAGTAAAAGGCTTACAGGAATAGATATATCTGTAGATGAAACTAGTGCAATGGGTTCTCCAGGTAAGCCTATTGCAATAAATATAACGGGTGCTGATAAGGAAGTCTTAAAGCAATTAAGCATTAAAGTACAGAATGCAATACAGGAAGTCCCAGGAATAATAGATGTAAGTAACAATATTCAAGCGAATCAGAATCAAATCGCTGTTGAAATTGATCGGATTGCCACCGCAAAATATGGAATTGCACCTTCTGAGATAGCAAAAGCTCTTAGTGCTACGACGGTGAAAGGAGTAGATGGTGGTGTATTTAGGGAAAATGGTGATGAATATGATGTGGTTGTAAAGCTTGCTAAGGATCAAATAGTCACAATGGCGGATTTATCCACAATAAAAGTGGCCAATTCAGCTGGCTTACAATTTTCTCTTGATCAACTAGCAAAGATCTATATGTCAGATAGTCCACAACAAACATTAAGATTAAACCGTAAGGAAATGGGCACCATTTCAGCTAATATTCAAGGAAGACCTCTTGGTAGTATTACACCAGAGGTTGAGAAGAAAGTAAGCGAGATTACGATGCCAAACAATTATGAACTAGATTATGGCGGTGATCAAAAGCAGATGAGCGATTCCTTTGTTTCGTTAATACTAGCTATGGCTCTATCCGTTATGCTTGTATATATGATATTAGTTGTTTTATATGAATCTTTTTTAACGCCTTTACTAAGGATGCTTTCATTACCTTGTGGATTAATTGGGGCATTAATAGGGCTAGCTATTACAGGAAATGCTTTAAATATTGTTTCAATTATTGGATTAATAATGCTTGATGGTCTATCAGCTAAAAGTGGAACATTATTAATAGATTACACAATGACTCTTATGAAAACAGGCATGCCTTTAAGAGAAGCACTATTAGAATCTGGAGTTACAAGATTAAGGCCAATACTCATGACTACTGCAACTATGATAGTTGGAATGTTACCCTCAGCACTCGCTACTGCTGAAGGTAGCGAATTTAGGGTAGGTATGGCTGTTGCACTTATAGGAGGAATGATTACATCTACACTTATTTCACCAGTAATTATTCCCGTAGTATATACATTAATGGATGATCTTAATGAAAAGTTCTTTTCCAAAAAGAAAAAAAGATCTAATAAAAAAGATGAAGGGGTTACATTATGA
- a CDS encoding ABC transporter ATP-binding protein yields the protein MEILKGINIVKTYSSEFDDNSHNVLNGLDIEIHEGEFAAIMGSSGSGKTTLLNIFSGIDKPTTGEVEIMGVNVTNLNDNKRAIFRREKLGMIFQDFNLLEDLTLKENAVLPLLMQGKKQISIDKEVDDLFKLMNIYDIKDKYPRNVSQGQKQRAASCRALATNPRIIFADEPTGNLDSKAAKKFMNYMKLINSERKVTLLLATHDSLTASYCSRVIFIKDGNIFADIYKKEEDKRFNNKILDCLVIMGGDD from the coding sequence ATGGAAATCTTAAAGGGGATTAATATAGTTAAAACCTATAGTAGCGAATTTGACGATAACTCACATAATGTACTTAATGGACTAGATATAGAAATACATGAAGGTGAATTTGCTGCGATAATGGGCTCCTCTGGCAGCGGAAAAACAACTTTATTAAATATATTTAGCGGCATAGATAAACCTACCACCGGGGAAGTTGAGATAATGGGAGTTAATGTAACAAATTTAAATGATAATAAAAGAGCTATTTTCAGAAGAGAAAAATTAGGAATGATATTTCAAGACTTTAATCTTTTAGAAGATCTTACCTTGAAAGAGAATGCAGTACTTCCTCTTTTAATGCAAGGAAAAAAACAAATAAGTATTGATAAAGAGGTGGATGATCTTTTTAAACTTATGAATATATATGATATTAAAGATAAATATCCTAGAAATGTTTCACAGGGTCAAAAGCAGAGAGCTGCTTCATGCCGAGCCTTAGCTACCAATCCAAGAATAATATTTGCGGACGAGCCAACTGGAAATCTGGACTCAAAAGCAGCAAAAAAATTCATGAATTATATGAAACTTATAAATAGTGAAAGAAAAGTTACGCTTTTGCTTGCCACTCACGATTCGCTTACAGCAAGTTATTGTTCAAGAGTAATTTTTATAAAAGATGGGAATATTTTTGCAGATATCTATAAAAAGGAGGAGGATAAGCGATTTAATAACAAAATATTAGATTGTCTTGTTATTATGGGTGGCGATGACTAA
- a CDS encoding sensor histidine kinase produces MIKKIFINFIKDNLGYIFSFYLSIIILIIYYKITVHISEIFYPLLIVSTIFTIHMVIEWLKYYNFNINVQDSENLEMNKIFQITNQQKYFYDILKNTQKKYQMKLSKTNSEEIAFRYFFSQWVHNMKTPVSIISLALQKFESEHLDTHDMPLAIFAMEIKEENDKLHNGLEQLLNILRMNEFVRDYEPEAVDLVDSLKELINFKKSLFIYNKVFPQIEHKEDNIKVLTDKKWNKFMLEQIINNAVKYSAIKGENKNIKFIIEKMDKCVNLKIVDEGVGIPKSDINRVFEPFFTGENGRKYRDASGIGLYISSLLAKNLKHKIQIQSEKNLGTTVTITYLIDY; encoded by the coding sequence ATGATTAAAAAAATATTTATTAATTTTATAAAAGATAATTTAGGATACATTTTTTCCTTTTATTTGAGTATAATCATACTAATTATTTATTATAAAATAACGGTACATATATCAGAAATATTCTATCCACTGCTAATAGTCTCCACAATATTTACTATCCATATGGTTATAGAGTGGCTTAAATATTACAATTTCAATATAAATGTTCAAGACTCGGAAAACTTAGAAATGAATAAGATCTTCCAGATAACAAATCAGCAAAAATATTTTTATGACATATTAAAAAACACTCAAAAAAAATATCAAATGAAACTATCTAAAACCAATTCAGAAGAAATCGCCTTTAGATATTTTTTCTCCCAATGGGTACATAACATGAAGACTCCGGTTTCTATAATAAGCTTAGCATTACAAAAATTTGAAAGTGAGCATCTAGATACACACGATATGCCATTAGCCATCTTTGCTATGGAGATAAAAGAAGAAAATGATAAACTTCATAATGGACTTGAACAACTTTTAAACATATTAAGAATGAATGAGTTTGTACGTGACTATGAGCCAGAAGCAGTAGATCTCGTAGATTCCCTAAAGGAGCTTATCAATTTTAAAAAGAGCTTATTTATATATAATAAAGTATTTCCTCAAATTGAGCATAAAGAGGATAACATTAAAGTTTTAACTGATAAAAAATGGAATAAATTTATGCTAGAACAAATAATAAATAATGCAGTGAAATACTCTGCAATAAAAGGCGAAAATAAGAATATAAAATTTATAATAGAAAAAATGGATAAATGCGTAAATCTTAAAATAGTAGATGAAGGTGTAGGAATTCCTAAAAGTGATATTAATAGAGTTTTCGAACCATTTTTCACAGGTGAAAATGGAAGAAAATATAGGGATGCTTCGGGTATAGGTCTCTACATAAGTTCACTTCTTGCAAAAAATTTAAAGCATAAAATTCAAATACAATCAGAAAAAAATCTTGGAACCACAGTTACAATAACATATTTAATTGATTATTAA
- a CDS encoding FtsX-like permease family protein — MNYFIMANNSLKRNIRKQIPFLITCIISGTLIFLYTTLIYNNGAVLISRPRVLNSIIFTASLGNIIMLLSFFTIYSYTSYIKVRRTEFKIMLLIGTTKNELALCLLFENLILMFVCMTLGILLGTIFSKFFFLLVVNYLNFPNLRVSLSSVNYMSTFEFFMIIYVIITLRTTHLLKNMHTINNFIVRKSKKIIGKKIKLIIYLFFIITDVCCMIYQLRIGGNSFYLYTWIDCILMIYGLVFYGSKLIPLAINRGHYFNKNIFLLIKQSATNIEKDKVFIFILACVSFLFINFNLICEYSVISIYELKVLRLITFLINLLFFTISSSITYFKFQMALVNINNYFKQLYMIGITKEEFNLLIIYRLRSLFFLPCTLCAITSIILVLTMHIQHVNFNEFIIGTSYFFNIYAYKKSVRLYMESVPL, encoded by the coding sequence ATGAATTATTTTATCATGGCTAACAACTCCTTAAAAAGAAATATACGAAAACAGATACCTTTTTTAATTACTTGCATAATCTCTGGTACGCTAATATTTTTATATACAACCTTAATTTATAATAATGGAGCTGTATTAATTTCAAGACCACGTGTATTGAATAGTATTATATTTACGGCCTCCCTGGGTAATATTATAATGTTATTAAGCTTTTTTACTATCTACTCATATACTTCTTATATAAAAGTAAGAAGAACAGAGTTCAAAATAATGTTACTTATTGGAACGACCAAAAATGAACTAGCATTATGTTTATTATTTGAAAATCTAATTTTGATGTTTGTATGTATGACCCTGGGAATCCTTTTAGGAACAATATTCTCAAAGTTCTTTTTTCTTTTAGTTGTTAATTACCTAAATTTTCCAAATTTAAGGGTTTCCCTAAGTTCAGTAAACTATATGTCCACTTTTGAGTTTTTTATGATTATCTACGTTATTATAACTTTAAGAACAACACACCTATTAAAAAATATGCATACTATTAATAATTTCATAGTAAGAAAATCTAAAAAAATAATAGGAAAAAAAATTAAACTAATTATATATCTGTTTTTTATTATAACAGATGTTTGTTGTATGATATACCAATTACGAATTGGGGGTAATAGTTTTTACCTTTATACTTGGATAGATTGTATTTTGATGATTTATGGATTGGTTTTCTACGGTAGTAAGCTTATACCTTTAGCAATAAATAGAGGACATTATTTTAACAAAAACATTTTTTTACTTATAAAACAATCTGCCACAAATATTGAAAAAGATAAGGTATTCATATTTATATTAGCCTGCGTTAGTTTTTTGTTTATAAATTTTAATTTAATTTGTGAATATTCCGTAATATCTATTTATGAACTAAAAGTATTAAGACTTATAACATTTTTAATAAATTTATTGTTTTTCACTATATCCTCTAGTATAACTTATTTTAAATTTCAAATGGCGTTGGTTAATATTAATAATTATTTTAAACAATTATATATGATTGGTATAACAAAAGAGGAATTTAATTTATTGATTATATATAGACTTAGAAGCTTATTTTTCCTTCCCTGTACACTTTGTGCAATTACAAGCATCATATTAGTATTAACTATGCATATTCAGCATGTTAATTTTAATGAATTTATTATTGGAACATCTTATTTTTTCAATATATATGCTTATAAAAAATCTGTAAGATTGTATATGGAATCAGTCCCATTGTAG